From the Streptococcus sp. 29887 genome, one window contains:
- a CDS encoding PTS system mannose/fructose/sorbose family transporter subunit IID, protein MTKSNYKLTKEDFNQINKRSLFTYQLGWNYERMQGSGYLYMILPQLRKMYGDGTPELKEMMKLHTQFFNTSPFFHTIITGIDLALEESDGVASKDAVNGIKTALMGPFAPIGDSIFGSLVPAIMGTVAATMAKEGTPAGIFLWVAVAVAYDIFRWKQLEIAYKEGTKLITTMRDKLTALVDAASVMGVFMMGALIATMINFEVSWAPSVGEKVIDVQDLLNTIFPRLVPAIFTGFVFWLLGRKGMTSTKAILIIIVLAVTLSAIGKFVFGM, encoded by the coding sequence ATGACGAAATCTAATTACAAACTAACAAAAGAAGATTTTAATCAAATCAACAAACGTAGCTTGTTCACTTATCAGTTAGGTTGGAACTATGAGCGGATGCAGGGTTCTGGTTACCTCTACATGATTTTGCCACAGCTTCGTAAAATGTATGGAGATGGTACTCCTGAATTGAAGGAAATGATGAAATTGCATACTCAATTCTTCAACACTTCTCCATTCTTCCATACCATCATTACTGGTATTGACTTGGCGCTTGAAGAAAGCGACGGTGTAGCTTCTAAGGATGCGGTTAACGGTATTAAGACAGCCTTGATGGGACCATTTGCCCCAATCGGTGACTCTATCTTTGGTTCCCTTGTTCCAGCTATCATGGGTACTGTAGCAGCGACTATGGCTAAAGAAGGAACTCCAGCAGGTATCTTCCTTTGGGTAGCTGTAGCAGTAGCTTATGACATCTTCCGTTGGAAACAGTTGGAAATTGCCTATAAAGAAGGTACTAAACTCATCACAACTATGCGTGATAAGTTGACAGCTCTTGTAGATGCTGCTTCTGTAATGGGTGTCTTCATGATGGGTGCCTTGATTGCAACTATGATTAACTTTGAAGTATCTTGGGCTCCAAGTGTTGGTGAAAAAGTGATTGATGTACAAGACTTGCTCAACACGATCTTCCCTCGTTTGGTACCAGCTATCTTCACAGGCTTTGTCTTCTGGTTGCTAGGACGCAAAGGTATGACTTCTACTAAGGCTATCTTGATTATCATTGTGCTTGCAGTAACGCTTTCAGCAATCGGTAAGTTTGTCTTTGGCATGTAA
- a CDS encoding sigma factor-like helix-turn-helix DNA-binding protein yields MTLTLFFLRKFGLTKYLAQSYSELGIELLDFFVKYEKFNKNLTRGKYNKICRMIYQNFVEIMNSNIFDEIFLLESVGANIEGGKLYCKTDSIEKFTEFLVHKCSDENKSTAAMQKAKDYLELYQQQAFEETVRNEMSRWNLFRKFISKMTIEMNDQLIIENKKIVKQLVESGLVTKVDGEFVLNLECLNFLDKFDKYFKINYDNYSFDVQNFIKSQKEIETDNEEISIKNFLESDFKNKELLLLRLEGNKYSTIAKITDTKEAVVRYRIKSTVQNKMPVIKEIEKYKSVYQDLNISKEVFTSIINSDGRVYELLRLLYKKGKTDVNPTNLLKYDNMLSESTSSEDVKLIDNEEVFETSTIQKNGFLLESAVSLDSFLESEFKHKDILLSRLNGNTLQQIGNQFGLTRERIRQILKKIQKSMPPIIEVNQFGQLFSEFDISREVFKKVFAADDRIYEFLNISLKKGKKSISTEILNGDYSDEIKEYILSLSNYMIIDGEIKKQSRENIIINVLKKYCDLQKYFKGDELMYLFSEENKKTSLQFKSIKSLESQLERYNHVIFSMGNGYRYHKFLVNDEISNYLHSIFSYLDDGAYNMDYVYKRHIDFFESIDILDGSELHNFIKKYNVQNLGIQLNRNPEFVKGALSKKEYVFSYLKLFNNQKTDQFLNFMNKKFGLHKGSLGAYISVEFGGYLSTSTIFITESNIIGFTESLKQYFTEEFYSLSVFEKIAKEHGIFPLSPEKIFALGFFQRGSIIIKNSYRGAIEALSTYILSHKIFKQEDNEIVKSSEYYNTIRMLETEYKILKITSDSFINVKYLENRGFDSNRLREFVTKVENFVDENAYFSVISILTDGLQTDLFDDGFSKISLDRLISTSDKFKAVSVGFPNIYCKSGIKKNLNDFLVDLLLDIKFVNVEDFTMDINNRYGIKLEEYDVRRRLIQQGIHYSEDLNKVYVYKEDFLKEVYGK; encoded by the coding sequence ATGACTTTAACTTTATTTTTTTTAAGAAAATTTGGTCTAACGAAATATTTGGCACAGTCATATTCAGAATTGGGTATAGAATTATTGGATTTTTTTGTGAAATATGAGAAATTTAATAAAAATTTGACCAGAGGAAAGTACAATAAAATTTGTAGAATGATTTATCAAAATTTTGTTGAAATCATGAATAGTAATATTTTTGATGAGATTTTCTTGCTTGAATCTGTTGGGGCTAACATTGAAGGGGGTAAATTGTATTGTAAAACGGATTCAATAGAAAAATTTACTGAGTTTTTGGTCCATAAATGCTCAGATGAAAATAAGAGTACAGCAGCCATGCAAAAAGCAAAAGACTATCTTGAATTATATCAACAACAAGCTTTCGAAGAAACTGTTAGAAATGAAATGAGCAGATGGAATTTATTTCGTAAATTTATATCAAAAATGACTATAGAAATGAACGACCAGCTAATCATAGAAAATAAAAAAATAGTTAAGCAATTGGTAGAATCAGGATTAGTTACTAAGGTTGATGGAGAATTTGTATTAAATTTAGAATGTCTGAATTTTTTAGATAAATTTGATAAGTATTTTAAAATTAATTACGATAATTATTCATTCGATGTGCAAAATTTTATAAAATCTCAGAAGGAAATAGAAACAGATAATGAAGAAATCTCTATTAAAAATTTTCTTGAGTCTGATTTTAAAAATAAAGAGCTTCTTCTTTTAAGATTAGAGGGAAACAAGTATTCTACAATCGCAAAAATAACTGATACCAAAGAGGCAGTTGTTCGATATCGAATAAAATCAACTGTTCAAAACAAAATGCCGGTTATAAAAGAAATCGAAAAGTATAAGTCGGTTTATCAGGATTTGAATATTTCAAAAGAGGTGTTTACATCGATTATTAACTCTGATGGAAGAGTGTATGAACTATTAAGATTACTTTATAAAAAGGGGAAAACAGATGTCAATCCAACTAATCTTTTAAAATATGATAATATGCTTTCCGAGAGTACTTCTAGTGAAGATGTAAAGCTGATAGATAATGAAGAGGTTTTTGAAACATCAACAATACAAAAAAATGGATTTTTATTGGAATCAGCAGTAAGTTTGGATTCCTTCTTAGAATCAGAGTTTAAACATAAAGATATTTTGTTATCACGCTTGAATGGTAATACCTTACAACAGATAGGAAATCAATTTGGGTTAACTAGAGAAAGAATACGTCAGATATTAAAAAAAATTCAAAAAAGTATGCCTCCAATCATTGAAGTTAACCAATTTGGTCAATTATTTTCAGAATTTGATATTTCAAGAGAAGTATTTAAAAAAGTTTTTGCTGCAGACGATAGAATTTATGAGTTTCTGAATATTAGTCTAAAAAAAGGGAAAAAATCAATAAGTACTGAAATATTAAACGGAGATTATTCAGATGAAATTAAAGAATATATCCTATCATTATCGAATTATATGATTATTGATGGGGAAATCAAAAAACAATCCAGAGAAAACATCATAATTAACGTACTTAAAAAATATTGTGACTTGCAAAAGTATTTTAAAGGTGATGAATTGATGTATTTATTCTCTGAGGAAAATAAAAAAACTAGCTTACAATTTAAGAGTATTAAATCGTTAGAGAGTCAGTTAGAACGTTATAACCATGTTATTTTTTCAATGGGGAATGGGTATCGCTATCATAAATTCTTAGTTAATGATGAAATAAGTAATTATCTACATAGTATATTTTCTTATTTAGATGATGGAGCTTATAACATGGATTATGTTTACAAGCGTCATATTGACTTTTTTGAAAGTATAGATATTCTAGATGGTTCAGAATTGCATAACTTTATTAAAAAATACAATGTACAAAATCTTGGGATTCAATTGAATAGAAATCCAGAATTTGTAAAGGGGGCCTTAAGTAAAAAAGAATATGTTTTTTCTTATTTAAAATTATTTAATAATCAGAAGACGGATCAGTTTTTAAACTTTATGAATAAAAAATTTGGATTACACAAGGGGTCTTTAGGAGCTTACATTTCAGTTGAATTTGGTGGATATTTAAGTACTTCAACGATATTTATAACAGAATCTAACATAATCGGGTTTACTGAATCATTAAAGCAGTACTTTACGGAAGAATTTTATTCGTTGTCAGTATTTGAGAAAATTGCAAAAGAACATGGAATTTTTCCTTTGAGCCCTGAAAAAATATTTGCCTTAGGATTTTTTCAACGTGGTTCAATAATCATTAAAAATAGTTATAGAGGTGCAATTGAAGCCTTATCTACCTATATACTATCACATAAAATTTTTAAGCAAGAGGATAATGAAATTGTCAAATCAAGCGAATACTATAATACAATAAGAATGTTAGAAACTGAATATAAAATTTTAAAAATTACTAGTGATTCATTTATAAATGTTAAATATTTAGAAAATAGAGGATTTGATTCGAATCGATTAAGAGAATTTGTAACTAAAGTTGAAAATTTCGTTGATGAAAATGCTTATTTTTCGGTAATATCAATATTAACAGATGGGCTACAAACAGATTTATTTGACGATGGTTTTAGTAAAATTTCTTTGGATAGATTAATTAGTACATCAGATAAATTTAAAGCAGTAAGTGTAGGATTTCCAAACATCTATTGCAAATCAGGTATTAAAAAGAATTTGAATGATTTTTTAGTCGACTTATTATTAGATATAAAATTTGTAAATGTTGAGGATTTTACAATGGATATTAATAATAGATATGGTATAAAGTTAGAGGAATATGATGTAAGAAGAAGACTGATCCAACAAGGTATTCATTATTCTGAGGATTTAAACAAGGTATATGTTTATAAAGAAGATTTTTTAAAGGAGGTATATGGAAAATGA
- a CDS encoding VOC family protein, with translation MLHHVEIYVSDLETSRAFYDFLLTKLGYSLYQEWEEGLSYKKAEQYLVFVQTPKDFLEAGYHRCRTGLNHLAFHAGTPDDVDQWRKEFLTRRVKFLYDDRYPHAGGPDHYALYLEDPDGIKIELVGEGV, from the coding sequence ATGCTACATCATGTTGAAATTTACGTTTCTGACTTGGAAACTTCGCGTGCATTTTACGACTTTCTCCTGACCAAGCTGGGCTACTCGCTCTATCAGGAGTGGGAGGAAGGGCTATCTTATAAAAAAGCAGAGCAGTACCTGGTCTTTGTCCAAACGCCAAAGGATTTCCTAGAGGCAGGCTATCACCGTTGCCGTACGGGGCTCAATCATCTAGCTTTTCATGCAGGAACACCTGATGATGTTGACCAATGGCGGAAGGAATTTTTGACCAGACGAGTCAAATTTCTCTACGACGACCGCTATCCCCATGCAGGAGGACCAGACCACTACGCCCTCTATTTGGAAGATCCAGATGGGATAAAGATTGAGTTGGTTGGGGAGGGAGTATGA
- a CDS encoding AAA family ATPase encodes MNLIIIGAQASGKMTVGQEVAKLTGMTLFHNHDSIDFSLRFIPEFSEDMFDLNTRITFAVYDVFARSGRQLIGTALINFKNLIDVQFLTTVQTIFHHHGQEILFVELETALEERLRRNRTENRLTHKPLKRHIEVSEAEILSTADTCRYTSLGIPEGIQHYLKINNTHLSANDVAQLILQKMEELEQEQTK; translated from the coding sequence ATGAATCTAATTATTATTGGAGCACAAGCTTCTGGCAAGATGACCGTTGGGCAGGAAGTTGCGAAATTGACAGGGATGACCCTTTTTCATAATCACGATTCGATTGATTTTAGCCTACGTTTTATTCCTGAATTTTCTGAGGATATGTTTGACCTCAATACACGTATTACATTTGCTGTTTATGATGTGTTTGCTAGGTCAGGCCGCCAACTAATCGGAACTGCCTTGATTAATTTTAAAAATCTCATAGATGTTCAATTCCTTACAACTGTTCAGACGATTTTTCATCATCATGGTCAGGAAATTTTATTTGTTGAGTTGGAAACTGCTTTGGAAGAACGTCTGCGGCGTAATCGGACAGAAAATCGACTGACCCATAAACCTTTGAAACGACACATTGAAGTTTCAGAGGCTGAGATTCTTTCTACAGCTGATACATGTCGATATACCTCATTAGGCATTCCAGAGGGCATTCAGCATTATCTCAAAATTAATAATACTCATCTTTCTGCCAATGACGTAGCTCAACTGATTCTCCAAAAAATGGAGGAACTTGAGCAAGAACAAACGAAATAG
- a CDS encoding PTS sugar transporter subunit IIA gives MGKSLVLVSHGIFCEELKKSTEMIMGPQEDIYTVALLPEEGPEDFQKKFEETVAKLDDFVVFADLLGGTPANVVSRKLIDGGQFDLYAGMNMPMVIGFLNGVLLGEAVDYVEFGTNNLVHVNSLLTSDEDDE, from the coding sequence ATGGGTAAGAGTTTAGTTTTAGTAAGTCATGGTATCTTCTGTGAAGAGTTGAAAAAATCAACTGAGATGATTATGGGTCCTCAGGAGGACATCTATACAGTAGCCCTCTTGCCAGAAGAAGGTCCAGAAGACTTCCAGAAAAAATTTGAAGAAACAGTTGCTAAATTAGATGACTTTGTTGTATTCGCTGACTTGTTGGGCGGAACACCAGCCAACGTTGTTTCCCGTAAATTGATTGACGGTGGGCAGTTTGACCTCTATGCAGGTATGAACATGCCGATGGTCATTGGTTTCTTGAACGGCGTCCTACTTGGTGAAGCAGTTGACTATGTGGAATTTGGTACAAACAACCTCGTCCACGTCAACAGCCTACTAACAAGCGATGAGGATGATGAGTGA
- a CDS encoding PTS mannose/fructose/sorbose/N-acetylgalactosamine transporter subunit IIC, which yields MMQWWQILLLTLYSAYQICDELTIVSSAGSPVFAGFISGLIMGDMATGLTIGASLQLMVLGVGTFGGASRIDATSGAVLATAFSVSQGIDPELAVSTIAVPVAALLVYTDIAGRFSTTYFAHRVDAAVEKFDYAAIERNYLLGAIPWAASRALPVFLALAFGGEFVKTMVDAIETYKWIADGLTLAARMLPGLGFAILLHYLPLKRNLHYLAVGFALTAMLTVLYGNVSALGGAVAGIVGTLPEDAGIAFVNNFKGLSMIGIAIVGAFLSVLHFKNSQKVAVVAPSVSESGEIEDDEI from the coding sequence ATTATGCAATGGTGGCAAATATTACTTCTAACGCTCTACTCTGCTTATCAGATTTGTGATGAGTTGACAATTGTATCGTCAGCTGGTTCTCCAGTCTTCGCAGGGTTCATCTCTGGTTTGATCATGGGTGACATGGCAACTGGTTTGACCATTGGAGCATCTCTTCAATTGATGGTACTTGGTGTAGGTACTTTCGGTGGTGCATCACGTATCGACGCAACTTCTGGTGCGGTTCTTGCAACAGCTTTCTCAGTATCACAAGGTATTGACCCAGAATTGGCCGTATCTACTATCGCAGTACCTGTAGCAGCACTTCTTGTTTATACAGATATTGCAGGTCGTTTCTCTACTACATACTTCGCACACCGTGTAGATGCTGCTGTTGAAAAATTTGACTATGCAGCAATCGAACGCAACTACCTTCTTGGAGCTATTCCATGGGCAGCATCTCGTGCACTTCCTGTGTTCCTTGCCCTTGCTTTTGGTGGCGAATTCGTTAAAACAATGGTTGATGCTATTGAAACCTATAAATGGATTGCAGATGGTTTGACACTTGCGGCTCGTATGCTTCCAGGTCTTGGTTTTGCAATCTTGCTCCACTACCTTCCATTGAAACGCAACCTTCACTACTTGGCAGTTGGTTTTGCCCTTACAGCTATGTTGACTGTTCTTTACGGTAACGTTTCAGCTTTGGGTGGTGCTGTTGCTGGTATCGTTGGCACTCTTCCTGAAGATGCAGGTATCGCTTTTGTGAACAACTTTAAAGGCTTGTCAATGATCGGTATCGCTATTGTGGGTGCTTTCCTTTCAGTGCTTCACTTCAAAAATAGCCAAAAAGTAGCAGTGGTTGCTCCATCAGTTTCAGAAAGTGGGGAAATTGAAGATGACGAAATCTAA
- a CDS encoding valine--tRNA ligase produces the protein MSKELSPKYNPAEVEAGRYQTWLDQDVFKPSGDAEAKPYSIVIPPPNVTGKLHLGHAWDTTLQDIIIRQKRMQGFDTLWLPGMDHAGIATQAKVEERLREQGVTRYDLGREKFLEKVWEWKDEYAATIREQWGKLGLSLDYQRDRFTLDEGLSKAVRKVFVELYKKGWIYRGEFIINWDPAARTALSDIEVIHKDVEGAFYHMNYMLEDGSRALQVATTRPETMFGDVAVAVNPEDPRYKDLIGKNVILPIVNKPIPIVADEHADPEFGTGVVKITPAHDPNDFLVGQRHNLPQVNVMNDDGTMNELAGEFAGMDRFEARKATVAKLQELGALVEIENRVHSVGHSERTGVVVEPRLSTQWFVKMDQLAKNAIANQDTADKVEFYPPRFNDTFLQWMENVHDWVISRQLWWGHQIPAWYNESGEMYVGEEAPAGDGWVQDEDVLDTWFSSALWPFSTMGWPDENAADFQRYFPTSTLVTGYDIIFFWVSRMIFQSLEFTGRQPFKNVLIHGLIRDEEGRKMSKSLGNGIDPMDVIEKYGADALRWFLSNGSAPGQDVRFSYEKMDASWNFINKIWNISRYILMNNEGLTLDAARENVAKVAAGQAGNVTDRWILHNLNETISKVTENFDKFEFGVAGHILYNFIWEEFANWYVELTKEVLYSDNEAEKVMTRSVLLYTLDQILRLLHPIMPFVTEEIFAQYAEGSIVVATYPVVNPAFDNSEAHKGVESLKDLIRSVRNSRAEVNVAPSKPITILIKTADSDLETFFKANENYIRRFTNPEQLEISSSIVAPELAMSAVITGAEIFLPLADLLNVEEELARLDKELAKWQKELDMVGKKLSNERFIANAKPEVVEKEKEKQADYQAKYDATVGRIEEMKKLV, from the coding sequence ATGTCAAAAGAATTATCACCAAAATACAATCCAGCCGAGGTTGAGGCTGGTCGTTACCAAACTTGGTTGGACCAAGATGTCTTTAAGCCGTCAGGCGATGCGGAGGCCAAGCCGTATTCTATCGTCATTCCGCCGCCAAACGTAACTGGTAAGTTACACTTGGGACACGCTTGGGATACAACCCTTCAAGATATTATCATCCGTCAAAAGCGTATGCAGGGCTTTGACACCCTCTGGCTTCCAGGTATGGACCATGCGGGGATTGCGACTCAGGCTAAGGTGGAGGAACGCTTGCGGGAGCAAGGCGTGACCCGTTATGACTTGGGGCGTGAAAAATTCCTCGAAAAAGTCTGGGAATGGAAGGATGAGTACGCAGCGACCATTCGTGAGCAATGGGGTAAGTTGGGTCTGTCTTTGGACTACCAACGTGACCGCTTTACGCTGGACGAAGGCTTGTCAAAAGCTGTTCGCAAGGTCTTTGTAGAACTCTACAAAAAAGGCTGGATTTACCGTGGCGAATTTATCATCAACTGGGATCCAGCGGCTCGCACAGCCCTTTCAGATATCGAAGTCATTCATAAGGATGTCGAAGGTGCCTTCTACCACATGAATTACATGTTGGAAGATGGTTCACGTGCCCTTCAAGTTGCGACCACTCGTCCTGAAACCATGTTCGGTGATGTTGCGGTGGCGGTTAACCCAGAAGACCCGCGTTACAAGGACTTGATTGGCAAAAATGTTATCCTGCCAATCGTGAATAAACCTATCCCAATCGTTGCGGATGAGCACGCAGATCCAGAATTTGGTACAGGGGTTGTGAAAATCACTCCTGCCCACGATCCAAATGACTTCCTTGTCGGTCAACGCCACAATCTGCCACAAGTCAATGTTATGAACGACGACGGTACCATGAACGAGTTGGCAGGTGAATTTGCAGGTATGGACCGTTTTGAAGCTCGTAAGGCAACGGTTGCTAAGTTGCAAGAACTAGGTGCCCTTGTGGAAATCGAAAACCGTGTGCATTCTGTTGGACACTCTGAGCGTACAGGTGTTGTAGTCGAGCCACGCTTGTCAACCCAGTGGTTTGTTAAGATGGACCAATTGGCTAAGAATGCCATTGCCAACCAAGACACAGCAGACAAGGTAGAATTTTACCCACCACGTTTCAACGATACCTTCCTACAATGGATGGAAAATGTACACGACTGGGTTATCTCGCGTCAGCTTTGGTGGGGTCATCAGATTCCAGCATGGTATAACGAATCTGGCGAAATGTACGTCGGAGAAGAGGCTCCAGCAGGTGACGGTTGGGTACAGGATGAGGATGTCCTAGATACCTGGTTCAGCTCTGCCCTTTGGCCATTTTCAACAATGGGCTGGCCTGACGAAAATGCGGCGGACTTCCAGCGTTACTTCCCAACTTCAACCTTGGTAACAGGCTACGACATCATCTTCTTCTGGGTGTCACGCATGATTTTCCAATCGCTTGAGTTTACAGGTCGTCAGCCATTCAAGAACGTGCTGATCCACGGTTTGATCCGTGACGAAGAAGGTCGCAAGATGTCCAAGTCGCTCGGAAACGGGATTGACCCAATGGATGTTATCGAGAAATACGGTGCAGACGCTTTGCGTTGGTTCTTGTCAAACGGCTCTGCCCCTGGTCAAGATGTCCGCTTCTCTTATGAGAAGATGGATGCGTCTTGGAACTTCATTAACAAGATTTGGAACATTTCCCGCTATATCCTCATGAACAATGAAGGCTTGACCTTGGATGCGGCGCGTGAGAATGTCGCAAAAGTCGCAGCTGGTCAGGCTGGCAACGTGACGGACCGCTGGATTCTCCACAACCTCAACGAAACCATTTCCAAGGTCACTGAAAACTTCGACAAGTTCGAGTTCGGTGTGGCTGGTCACATCCTCTACAACTTCATCTGGGAAGAGTTCGCCAACTGGTATGTGGAGCTGACCAAGGAAGTGCTTTACAGCGACAACGAGGCTGAGAAAGTCATGACCCGCTCTGTCCTCCTCTACACGCTGGACCAAATCCTTCGCCTCCTCCACCCTATCATGCCGTTTGTGACGGAAGAGATCTTTGCCCAGTATGCAGAGGGATCTATCGTGGTGGCAACTTACCCTGTTGTCAACCCAGCCTTTGACAATTCGGAAGCTCATAAGGGTGTGGAAAGCCTCAAGGACTTGATCCGTTCGGTGCGAAATAGCAGAGCAGAAGTGAATGTTGCTCCATCTAAGCCGATTACTATCTTGATTAAGACAGCGGATTCTGATCTTGAAACCTTCTTCAAGGCAAATGAAAACTACATCCGACGCTTTACAAATCCAGAGCAGTTGGAAATCAGCTCAAGTATCGTTGCACCAGAATTAGCCATGTCAGCTGTTATCACCGGTGCTGAAATCTTCTTGCCACTCGCCGACCTCCTCAACGTCGAAGAAGAGTTGGCTCGTCTAGACAAAGAGCTTGCCAAATGGCAAAAAGAACTAGACATGGTCGGCAAAAAACTCAGCAACGAGCGCTTCATCGCCAACGCCAAACCAGAAGTCGTTGAAAAAGAAAAAGAAAAACAAGCCGACTACCAAGCAAAATACGATGCGACAGTAGGACGGATTGAAGAGATGAAAAAACTGGTCTAG
- a CDS encoding DUF1912 family protein, with protein MTKEQEFLKEFEAWVNTQVMVNEMAVEESRRVLEEDRDARAADAYIRYESKLDAYRFIQGKFANYHAGKGFHDLPDGLFGQRHY; from the coding sequence ATGACAAAAGAACAAGAATTTTTAAAGGAATTTGAAGCTTGGGTCAACACTCAGGTCATGGTAAACGAGATGGCGGTAGAAGAAAGCCGTCGTGTATTGGAAGAGGATAGGGATGCGCGTGCTGCGGATGCTTACATCCGTTACGAAAGTAAGTTAGACGCTTATCGCTTTATCCAGGGGAAATTTGCCAACTATCATGCTGGCAAGGGCTTTCATGATTTACCAGATGGCTTGTTTGGCCAGAGACATTATTAA
- a CDS encoding helix-hairpin-helix domain-containing protein, translated as MAKKKVNRKKQLKKYIADLRRAGHLTTNVAREVVAPVAEKVETVVEKALEQVKEVAAEVPSSAPSLEDFLSLPGLEGIAAARLETFYQAGIQSVADFASHTEKELLALKGIGPATIKQLKEKGIELSA; from the coding sequence TTGGCAAAGAAAAAAGTAAATCGTAAGAAACAATTGAAAAAATACATAGCAGACTTAAGACGTGCAGGTCATCTGACTACGAATGTAGCGCGTGAGGTAGTTGCACCTGTCGCTGAAAAGGTAGAAACGGTAGTGGAGAAGGCTCTTGAACAAGTGAAAGAAGTTGCAGCAGAGGTGCCTTCTTCAGCGCCTTCTTTGGAAGACTTTTTGTCACTTCCTGGTTTGGAAGGCATTGCAGCAGCACGTTTGGAAACCTTCTACCAAGCAGGTATTCAATCTGTGGCTGATTTTGCAAGCCACACAGAAAAAGAGCTCTTGGCTCTTAAAGGTATCGGTCCTGCAACCATCAAGCAGTTGAAAGAAAAAGGGATTGAGTTGAGCGCTTAA
- a CDS encoding aldose epimerase family protein — MIDVKDFGEKAKLYCLKNKNGMQVSLTDFGARVVEVLLPVDENGGLRNVSLAAESDDDYRKTDLYPGSTIVPVAGRISGAQAEIKGTSYQFTENEPSRTLHGGIDTANEQYWDVALDHEKNQVNFGIVLKDGFNGFPGDVRVEAIYGLTDQNELTVDYRAVSSKDTIFNPTNHIYFNLTGDFQQSVADHEIRIEANRYAPLGEDNLPTGVLEDVTGTPFDFRERARFAQGFDSQYPQNILVKGYDHPWLLEQVEVPVEVVSPDGKISLRVRTNQPSVVIYTYNYPVEALAAYHGAFSLECQALPNACNLDGFGSILLEKDEEFLSETVYQFTW; from the coding sequence ATGATTGACGTAAAAGATTTTGGTGAAAAAGCGAAGCTCTATTGCTTAAAAAATAAAAATGGTATGCAGGTTAGTCTGACAGATTTTGGTGCCAGAGTGGTAGAAGTGCTCTTACCAGTAGATGAAAATGGTGGCTTACGGAATGTCAGTTTGGCTGCTGAGTCGGATGATGATTACCGTAAGACAGACTTGTACCCTGGTTCAACTATTGTCCCAGTAGCGGGGCGTATTTCAGGTGCTCAGGCTGAGATAAAGGGAACCAGTTATCAGTTCACAGAAAATGAACCTAGCAGAACCTTGCATGGTGGGATTGATACGGCAAATGAACAGTACTGGGATGTTGCTCTTGACCATGAAAAAAATCAAGTTAACTTTGGGATTGTCCTAAAAGATGGTTTCAATGGTTTTCCAGGAGATGTGAGGGTTGAGGCTATTTATGGTCTAACAGACCAGAACGAGTTGACGGTGGATTATCGAGCGGTGTCTAGCAAAGATACGATTTTCAATCCGACCAATCACATCTATTTCAACTTAACTGGGGATTTTCAGCAGTCAGTAGCAGACCATGAAATTCGGATTGAGGCAAATCGCTATGCTCCGCTTGGTGAGGATAATCTGCCAACAGGTGTCTTAGAGGATGTAACGGGAACACCGTTTGACTTTAGGGAGAGAGCAAGATTTGCTCAGGGCTTTGACAGCCAGTACCCTCAGAATATCCTTGTGAAAGGTTATGACCATCCATGGCTTTTGGAGCAGGTAGAGGTTCCGGTTGAAGTTGTCAGCCCAGATGGGAAAATAAGTCTGCGCGTGCGAACCAATCAGCCATCAGTGGTCATCTACACCTACAATTATCCTGTTGAAGCTTTGGCTGCCTACCATGGTGCCTTTAGCTTGGAATGCCAGGCTCTGCCAAATGCTTGCAACCTAGATGGCTTTGGCTCTATTTTGCTGGAAAAAGATGAGGAATTCTTGTCTGAAACAGTTTATCAATTTACTTGGTAA